One Burkholderia sp. PAMC 26561 genomic window carries:
- a CDS encoding Ig-like domain-containing protein, translating to MTIQTTSPSQAVVTSVGGVSNGGTENSARPVIAGFADVGTTVNVYDGVRLLGTAVVGTDGTWSLTPGIDLKNAVHSFFAIAVDSAGNWGASSEPARIVVAAPVAVAATAHEVSGLSEAASTITSETASGLQGVRALSLAGDTHVVAQDQGVLTQGQHMASGVSNANGAVSGHDAVDLVAKPAAYSTQLAEHIDGGHGMAAGTQHSTSDHQLVDFVLLSEKIAAVKVSGMDVSELGGTANTLKPSLTDVLDQGETDLFQKGGKQQIMLNGMDGDKVDLSNPHIAGLAEGEWQQHGTAQAGGVTYNVYEYAGAHTDLLVQQGVQIVVH from the coding sequence ATGACAATTCAAACAACAAGTCCCTCACAAGCGGTTGTGACATCTGTCGGTGGTGTTTCCAACGGGGGTACTGAAAACAGCGCAAGGCCAGTGATCGCGGGCTTCGCTGACGTTGGAACAACCGTGAATGTCTATGACGGCGTAAGGCTGCTGGGTACTGCCGTAGTTGGAACCGACGGTACGTGGTCGCTCACTCCTGGCATCGACCTCAAGAATGCGGTGCATTCCTTCTTCGCAATCGCAGTCGATTCCGCGGGCAACTGGGGTGCTTCATCGGAACCCGCGCGCATTGTGGTGGCGGCGCCCGTGGCTGTTGCGGCTACCGCGCACGAAGTCAGCGGTTTATCCGAGGCTGCCAGCACGATCACCAGCGAAACTGCAAGCGGTCTGCAAGGCGTGCGGGCGTTAAGCCTGGCCGGCGACACCCATGTTGTTGCGCAGGATCAAGGTGTGCTGACCCAGGGGCAGCACATGGCTTCAGGCGTGAGCAACGCGAATGGCGCAGTCAGCGGCCATGACGCGGTGGACCTCGTAGCGAAGCCGGCAGCGTACTCAACGCAATTGGCCGAGCATATTGACGGAGGCCACGGTATGGCAGCCGGCACGCAACACTCGACGAGCGATCATCAGCTTGTGGATTTTGTTTTGTTATCCGAAAAGATTGCGGCGGTGAAGGTCTCGGGTATGGACGTAAGTGAGCTGGGCGGTACTGCGAACACGTTGAAGCCCTCGTTGACGGACGTGCTGGACCAGGGCGAAACCGATCTGTTCCAGAAGGGCGGCAAGCAGCAGATCATGCTGAACGGTATGGATGGCGACAAGGTGGATCTGTCGAACCCGCACATTGCCGGCCTTGCAGAAGGCGAGTGGCAGCAGCACGGCACGGCGCAAGCGGGCGGCGTCACGTACAACGTGTACGAGTACGCAGGTGCGCATACCGATTTGCTGGTGCAGCAAGGCGTGCAGATCGTCGTACATTGA
- a CDS encoding Ig-like domain-containing protein, with translation MASAHEVIYLAVITDVDGVGNGGVIENEKPLISGRADPFATIDVHDGTALLGVAAANGQGGWTLQLSSPLFDGVHDLSATQDTGYGVRSVASYFAVTVKALEGAPMSADDAFAPATATSASGGSGEPGVPFFPPNVFNSRRGAAVSNAADTYSANPGDAQALAISALSADASSADPHA, from the coding sequence ATGGCCTCCGCGCATGAAGTGATTTATCTTGCGGTGATTACAGACGTGGACGGCGTGGGTAACGGCGGCGTCATCGAAAATGAAAAGCCGCTGATTTCGGGCAGGGCCGACCCGTTCGCGACTATCGATGTGCATGACGGCACGGCCTTGCTCGGCGTGGCAGCGGCGAATGGACAGGGCGGTTGGACGCTGCAACTCTCCAGTCCACTCTTTGACGGCGTTCACGATCTCTCCGCTACGCAGGACACTGGCTACGGCGTAAGAAGCGTTGCAAGCTATTTCGCGGTTACGGTGAAGGCGTTGGAGGGGGCGCCTATGTCCGCGGACGACGCTTTTGCGCCGGCCACGGCCACGAGCGCGTCCGGGGGCAGCGGGGAACCAGGCGTGCCGTTTTTTCCACCGAATGTGTTCAACTCGCGCCGTGGGGCAGCGGTGAGCAACGCCGCTGATACGTATTCTGCCAATCCCGGCGATGCGCAAGCGTTGGCTATCTCAGCCCTTTCAGCCGATGCGTCTTCTGCTGACCCGCACGCTTGA